A region of the Conger conger chromosome 6, fConCon1.1, whole genome shotgun sequence genome:
AAATAAGAGCCAATGTTGATTGCCAGTATTTACGAAGAGCATGTACAATACGTGTATACCTATCATGCCTGTCTATCAAGTTCCCTTGTCCACCTCCACCTGTGAAATCCTGTGTGTGAATTTCCATACGTGAGGGACATTCTCATCTTACCACCTGGAGGGTTATGGCCCTGTCTTCCATGCCACACAATGGGAAGACCAGCAGTGAGACGGCTCAATTTGAGCCGGGGAGATTTACCTGGTTTGTGTAACTCTCTTACTTTCTCATGCTCCTGGCATGCAGTGCCAACCAATCAGAGGGAACATATTCACATGAACAGCAGCTGGAAGGATTTGGAgtttgggaggggggttgtTTTGGGGGTAAAGTGGGAAAGGAAAGAACGTGGGAACATAGGAACATAAGAATGTTCATTAAGGAGAACAGTTCACCCCACAGGCACGTGAGGAGAACAAAAGCGGAGCAGCAGTAGATGTCGGTAGACCGAACAGTGGGGCCGGTGGGGCCAGTTTAAAAATTGTGCACCTCCACATGTTGTGAGGGCCAGAAAATGGGATCAGGCCCGTTATTTCCTCTTGTCCAGTGTAGCCTATATCACAAACGGGAGACAACGGCAACAAGGGCAGAGCTGAGTGCTATCCAGCAAGAAGAAGACAGGAGAATGAAGGAGAGTAAGGAGATTGAGCTGAGAAATGAGGTTATGGAGGCAACAAGGCGTTAAGTGACAGGAGCGGAGCAGGAGTGAGTGATGCGGCACGGAGATAATGGTTATGGGTGAGAGCCATATGGgaaaagagggggaagagagagaggagagcggagGCAAAAGTGTGGGAGGACCAGAGTGCAGAAGGAAGCGGCACCTCCCGTCCCAGAAAAGGTGAAGCCTTCACATAAAGGTCAACGCATGTTGTAAAACCACTCCACTCCCAAGAAATTACACTCTAATAGtagttctctctctttcaatctCCATTGCTCCATTGTCCTTACCATTTCAAGTCTGTACAAGTCTTCAACTCATTTAGCATTCAGTTCATATCATAACCAGCACAACTATACTGTGTAGTCTAGGGACTGCCAGTTACCTATGCAGCAGTGCATGAGAGTGGTTATGGAACAGAAGTTGTAAGGCAGAGGTTGTAGGGTTGAATCCCAGATGGAGCATAGCAGTTGAACCCTTGAGCAATATACTTGTGCAAACACCCAGCAGTATAAATAGATggcatgtaaaaagaaaaactaagcACTTCTCATATGAGAGCTAGAGGTaattttgcatatttgattgATAATAGACAGTCATACACTACAttgaataaatcatttttagCATCCGCAATTGCATTATTCAAAAGCACAAGTTTAAAATGTACCCATATATTCAAAATTGGCATATCCAAATTGAGTAAATGAAACTAGCTTTCTAGCCAGCTAgttcaaaacagaaatatttgttcattattgCGAGATAATCTAGGTAATTTTTGCAAAAATGCTAAAATCATGCTAACGAAAAAATTTTAccagaaaataattttatttctaCCAAAAATTGTTTGTGTCTGGAAATGTGCATGGATACTCAAGACATTATAGCAATGGGAGGGAAGGGAGAAAAGATTCACACTTGAATGGTAAACCTCTGCCGAGAGGTCATTGTGAAACAGGTTGCTCACAGCAAAAACCTTGTTCACTTTGCATGAGCCTGATGTCATATTCCAAGGTCCGCCTcacagccaaaataaataaataataaatgagaaaataatccTTGCCTTGAATGAGCCCCTCACAGGTGTGTCTGCCCCATTCAATCCCACCTAGTGGCAGGCCAGTTTAAGTATGGGAACTGGGTAAAAATCTCACTCAATTGAAAGTTAGAGTATCTTGTGAAAAATATACTCAAGTGAAAGtattttttgcattaaaatTAGTTTTATATTACATCAGCTAAACATTAGTTTATGCGTTTACCATGCTAAATAAATCCTGATAATTGATGGAATCTGACTGGAATGTAATGCTGTAGATAACTGTTATAATGTAAATAGGTTTTGACCACAGTTCTAGGACTGTTCTAAACTTTTTCATGTCAGGTATTGGTCACCCAGAGGAATTATACATGGtcatttatatacagtgggcaTATTTATGAATTATcagcacccctgactggcaatgcacaaaaatgtaaaataaacaatatgattactgagattaacttgaaatgctgaacatgtgaaaaatgCTGGTatgtattaatgtttcaatgcaatcaaccaaaatcaaacattcatttagtGTAAAATAGATTTAGCCAAAATCAAGGTTTATTACTTGGTGCATCTACCCctgcaaggataacagcatggataattttcctgtaatgcttgactaTTGGTTGTAGTTTGTAGATGAATCAGATCCACTAATGTATCGCTCACGACAGTGGTACTGTTAACAGTCCTGAACTGAACACATTGATTACATGGATTAGTGATCATATTTGTTAATTtccaaaaaagcaaacaaacaaacaaataaataaataaataaataaataaataaataaataaataaaggttgtTCGCTCACCAGTACTTGTGAAGGAGACCCTGGGAATCTGCATGAAACATGTAATTTAttaattgtttaaaatgttctgtCTGATGGAATAAATGCAGATGCAAATACTACACAAACAGAAAGGCATGGGAGTATCATTTAGTGCCCAtgggaggaaaaagaaaaacatcattCAAAGTCTGGGACTCATCAAACAATTCCATTTCAAACCCACCAAAATGTGcaacatataaacacaagtaTCTTCTGCTGAAAATGCAAAATCACACAACTCAGAAGCATATGTAGAGTGTGCTGCTTATGACTGTTGCATCACGGAATGTctgcagcatttatttattttactgcaaaaagcaatgcatttccagctcctcctgtagATAAACCTCTCAATTGAAATTAAAGTTTTCACTAACAGCCAGCAAAGACAAGTCATCGTGAGTCAAATGCCAAAAACAAATGTCAAACactttatgtttatgttttgcaTCAACCACACCCtttcaaaaatgaattatgCTTGAAGAGAACATGGAAACACAAGCAACAGTAAACAGAAGGAGCATAATGAACAATTTATTTCTGTTGTGCAATTAGTTCTTCATTCTTAATTTACAAATTGTTGAGTCAACTAACAGCATACAGTATTAGAGTCATGGTAAATTACTTTCCCTTTTAAGTCTTGTGTTTGATAGAAGGCCTCTTGCAAGGTTTAAAAACCACTACAATGAAGCCCTGCACCCACAAATGTAATAAGACGTTCACTTCCAAAACCTACTGCCATTAAATAATGTTCCTGGATGGTACTGTTAAATTATTATAAACAATTATATTAATATCACCACATTCATTTCAATAACATTCTGCCTTAAAATCATTATGACTGAAATATGGCACCATTAATAGAATGAGTAAATTGCATAAGTTTAAAcgacaattaaaaaaacaatagttattattattattattattattattattattattattattatagtgatTTCTACTTGAACTGAGAAGTTCGACCTGAATTAAAATGTCCTGAAAGGCTGTAACGAGATTTTGCTGGTATTGTATATAAGCGACAGCAACTGTTCAGGCCGTGTTGATTTGCTGGAAGAGGAGAAAATCTGTCGATTGTTGGTTGAGACCAATCAATTAGCTCACCGGCAAACCTGTCAGACCGAATTGCATGCGCAACGGTACATTTCACAGTAAATATTTCCATAATAGGGAATTATGGGCTACCTTGTGACATTTTCTATGTAGTTCGATGCAAGTTTGTTTATGCAGCTATATTTAAAGCCACTTGATTGAGGAAACGTTGGAAATAGCAGTGAGGGCTTCCCTAATGAGACCTCTAGAGGAAAGCACTGACATTTGGGAGGGGACGGGGGAGGGAattcccccaaccccccaccccacccccccataccATCCCACCAACACCCCAagcccccgcccctcccaaaaaaatatattaaaaacatattaaacAAACTTTGTGAATAATAACCtacaacacatttttatctATTAATCACACCTTTACTTTACCCagtattttacaaaaataacactGAGCATGTTCACCTGTCAGTGTACTGAAGTACGTATAATTGTCATATAGCTTATGATAGCATTTGGAGAGTGCCgtgtaaatattgtttttggaatttttttgCATATTGATGGGAAGTAAAATCTGTATTAATCGTTACTGAAATATGTGGTACGAATTCTACATTAACAAAATGCTATGGTAGCCTTCAGATTCAATACGCCCTAGGTCAATACGCCGAAATAAATCTTAGAAAAACCCACGTTTATACATGAATACAAGTAGTCCATTCCAAATAAATGTcgttcttttgttattttcaagTAGACTACAGAGTGAGGAAGATTCATTAATTGTAATATCTAGCTCCTTAAACTTAGATAATTGAACTTAAATTATTATGTGACCTTCCTATGTGGTTCTGCTGAATTCAAATCACGTTTATCAAACACTTCGCACATGCTCAAATATTTGGTTCTgtataactttatttatttacacgaAATTTAGTTTGAAAGCAgatcagagagagaaggaggggttTGTAACAGGAGTCTGACCAAGTGACCTATAGGCTGATTACATGTCATTAACTGGAGACTCCACGAATCCAAATTACTCAAAGAACTTCCATTCAGCCAGATGAATTACACTTGGAGCACACATACAACACttaaacaaatataaatcaTGTGCCATTCTTcgtgaatttgtgtttgttcacacacacacacacacacacacacacacacacacacacacgcacacacacacacaagcgcgcacATTCATATTAGTTAATGGAGTTAAAACCAATAACGACGAAGGTTGTAACGACATAAACCAAATTTGTCCATCATTGATTCCAATAACGAATAATTTTGACAACTGTCGGGTTTAACAAGCTTTAGGCTACACTGTTAGGCTACTATGTGAAAAAATGCCAACGCCTATTTGGAAATATCTTGATATATATTTACACGCTTAATGGTAGACAGTATGGCAAATATGTAAAGATGTCGTTCGTGTgtaattacttatttattttctttcttgaatttgtatttgttcatATCTTACCACTTTTGTCATGTATAGATTACGTGGCTTACTTGGCTGCATGCCGTTACATTTATTGCAGgcgcaatgtaaaaaaaaaaaaagctctgatAATTTATAGGCTCAAAAAATATTGGCTACTCATAGAATGAAACTATGGTTGTGTCCATGCAGTCAATAAATTAGCGAATACGCTGATAAAAAATAACATGTTTACTTAATGCATAGGGGCCTACACAACAACAGTGGTTggagtttaaataaataacttcgTGCAGCCTGGTTTATAGATCTGTTGTTCGCTAAATCGTGCATTAACTTAAAATGCACATATCAACCTTAAATTGCACTCTCTCTTGGTTTTTCCcggtattatatatatatatatatatatatatatatatatatatatatatatatatatatatatatatatatatatatatgacttCATTCCATTTTTGTGGGGATATAAACAAGCCTATATCTAGAGTTCCTCCCATGTTCACTTAAATATAGATTTCGGGGTgacataatgtaaaaataattaggCCACGAGGGTATCGCATCCTTTGTCACAGCCTAAAATATTTGAcgtaattttaaatatttttagaacATGCACAGTATATTTTCCATTGAAAATACCCTACTGAAGTGATTATCTGAGCCACATTTGTACTGTAGCATTTATAACTTCAGCACTTAGCTACAGTTATCTACATAGCCGACAGACAAATATCGATTTACAGTAAAATAGCCGACAGCAGTACAGCTTCTAAAATAGCTAACGATTCCATTGAATGTTTGCGCACGTTCAACAAAGTTCACCAACATATTGTGTGGCCAGTTTTGTTGTTCTGTGAAGAGAAGAGAggtactcctgtgtgtgtgtgtgtgtgtgtgtgtgtgtgtgtgtgtgtgtgtgtgtgtgtgtgtgtgtgtgtgtgtgtgtgtgtgtgtgtgtgtgtgtgtgtgtgtgcgtgcgtgcgcgcgtgtgtgtgtgtgtgtgtggtacactaTGTAATATGTAAAACGGGTGTAATGGCGACATTTGAACTTATATCAATAAATATTGACGTAGCATACATTTACAGACAAAAATGTAAGGCTTTTATATATTTGGGTTTCAGATACTCCTCTATCAAGTCCATTATCCAGAAATAGCGAAAAATACAGAATTCAATCTTAAACCTATTAATTATACCTTTTACTCGGTTTGTAAATAGGCATTTTGTAAAAGGAGTGACTGTCAATATTGCAATTGTTCCGAgatattaatgtaatttattcttgtgtacaaataaaaaaattctgcacaaaaaatatttaaattatctTGGTTGACCCACACGCGTGGGAtcagagaaacagaaatgaaacaTATTGGCATGTGTAGATTGGTGTTGAATTGTTGCAGATTGACACaatacaaaattaaacattcaataaatgtataaaagtaaagcaaaatggaaaatgtatttattgtcgCGTATTTTACCGTCAGTCAATGTATTACTGTCAATGTATTTTACCATCAGCAAGCACCCCAATTAAAGTTCATATGTACTTATATTGTGTTTTGATAACACATTGCGTTGTGTGGGCTGCGCTGTTATTCACAATttgacaaatacataaacacgaTAAATTATTCTGTAGCATGGGCTACATCTAGGATTAGATCTCGAAACATATCGTTTACCCTAGACAGTTGCACGTGTACGCTATGGAATAAAGATGCTAACAAAATAAAGGGCACTTGTTAATTGCATCGCATAATACCACGAAACAATACTGTGTAAGAAGCAGTGACCATAACGAAGCTGACAGATGCATTATTTTCCACTAATAACGTTTTTAGGGCACTAGCCACTTTTACTCGATTTACGTTTTTCATGAAGACCGAGTGTTTGTGCTTTTTATTCCATTAACACATGTGTGCGTTTAAAACTAAATAGACTATTTTGAGCTTATTTTGCTCCCCTACTTTCGCAACAGGCGTCTATTTGAAATTAAGATGCGAAAAACCAAGACGCTTCATCATATTATGCTAATAAACAAGTAAAGACGTTGGTAGCGATTAAATAATTTTCCATATCACTAATTACCTTAGTGAAAATGAAACAAGCACTAGAGATGCACATTGCATTTTAGGAGTATAAACATTCTGCAGTGCAGTTTTCTGCCCCTCCTCCTCTGCATCCTGATTGGCTTAGAAGCGTTTTGGCCACATATATTAACCCAAGCAGCCCTAAAGATGAAACTGTGACATGGAGATCAAACGGATGAATTCTTGCAGTACGGAGCAACAGTAGAGCTGCACACAGCGTTAACACAAGCGACAGGGATTTTGGAGAAGGCACTGTTCCCTTACGCCTCCATTCCTGAATTTTAAAAAGCGTGTAAACAGCCGACATTGTGGATTTAGAGGGTACTCCCAGCGCCAATAACATGGACCGTGTACTTTGAGACGCAGTAATCCAAAAGGAGCCTTCTCATGCTGGAAATGGACAATGGAGAAATTGCGTGTAAGTAGCTGATTGCTGCGTTTTTCATAGATCGCTTTACATTTCACTGGTTTTGGTCAGAAGAGAGGGAACCACATTTATTGCCACATGCATTACTGTGTTGGgtgtatttcatatttaacgAACGCAtaacatgactgtagtgtacaGTAAAACTGACTAGAACGTTTAATTTTATGGGGAGTCAGCCTGTGCGTAAAACTTCTGGAGACATCACCGAAAAACTGCGAGGACAAACGCGTATCCCTTTAGCGGTCCGCTGTGAAGGTCATTGGTCTGCTCTGCCATGAGCTTAGTTGGTGGATTTCCTCACCACCCGGTGGTGCATCACGATGGCTACTTCGCCGCTGCTAGTCGCTGCCACGAAGAAAATCCTTACTTCCACGGGTGGTTGATCAGCCATCCCGAAATGTCTCCCCCTGACTATAGTATGGCACCATCGTACAGCCCTGAGTATGCCAATGGTGCCGCCGGTCTTGACCACTCGCACTATGGGGGTGCTCCGGGAGCTGGCGCCGTTGGAATAGTGCCCCGTCCTGTGAAACGGAGACCCACGGCAAATCGAAAGGAAAGGCGAAGGACTCAGAGTATCAACAGTGCCTTCGCAGAGCTCAGGGAGTGCATTCCTAACGTCCCCGCAGACACGAAGCTGTCCAAAATAAAAACCCTTCGGTTGGCCACGAGCTATATCGCCTACCTCATGGACATTCTTGACAAGGACGAGCAGCACGGAGAAGCAGAGGCCTTCAAAGCAGAGTTCAAAAAGACAGACGTCAAAgaggaaaggagaaagaaagaagtggTAAGGGAATTTTCTTTCGccatacaatgttttgataggAATATGCATACGCGTTGAAACTGAGAGATGTTAGTGGCTTTAgtctgttaaaacacacacacacgcatacaaacacgcgcacacacagacacacaaacagtcatTTGTGTTTTGCAAGGCGAGACCactaatttatttatgtaaagtTCCAGTAATATTTGGATACATCTTTTTGCACTGAGTAGTAAAATAATTCACATTCCAAATGCAGAAATATATACAAAGCACGCCAGGGTTATGAATCACTAAAAGTTAAGATCATAaccaaaacatatatttttatattataactAAACAAAGGGACGCATCAATTATTAATGTAAAGCAGGCCACGGGGTGCGCGGGGGAGACGTCTAAATATGTAAACATTTCACAAGTTTCGGTTTTTGCTAGTATTGCTATTATAAAGAGTCTTTATTGCTCATTTGCCATTACAGAATGAAGTTTTGAAAAGTTCAGCAAGCAGTAATGACAAGAAAACCAAAGGAAGAACTGGCTGGCCGCAACATGTTTGGGCACTGGAACTGAAACAGTGAATGCCCCTTTTCATAAAGACTTGAAAATAAgtcttttccttttgttttgtacTCATGACTTTATTTAATGGAATATTTATGTGCAATTTCCCGCAATGAAGAGTGGATATTTGAAGAAAACCATTCCATTTTAAGAGGAGGAGAGCCATTTGGTAAGGGATTCTGTCGTCTCATATGTGCTGAATGTTTGTTTCGTTGTTGAAGTGGAAACCCAAACAGATGTTTGACGTGTTCGTGAAGTGCAAGTTCTCCCCCCTTTCTTCCCCTTCCCTCTAGATATAGGTATTAATGGAGTTAGTTTAACTGATAAAGTGAcgcagtttaaatgttttatttcaaaaatgtcatgaagtgttatgttgtcattcTGTGGTCGTCTCGTATTTGATGATGTTTTAAACAGTTGTTAAGTCCACTCGAGTGCACTTCCGTCCAGAAAAATGGAACTTAAATAATATTGCAAACCATGTAATTAATACAATAAACCACTGTGTTTTTTAAACATAGTTCCCTTGttgcatatattgagtaatagctTACAATTTATGATTTGAATTCtgatccatttaaaaataaaatcttttttggtttttttaaatatttgacttTGGGTTGCAGACCATTTATTTGTGCTTAAGTTTCACTACAATCATCATTGTTGTTttatctttatatatatatatatatatatatatatatatatatatatatatatatatatatatatatatatatatgtatttatttatctttcacgtataaataattaaatatacagTTTGTCAATCGTAGCCTAAATTGATGCTTTTTACCTCAGCAGAcgatattaaaatatttataactGTACTTATCCTGACGTGACAGTCAAGTGAAATACCGCTCACGCGATAGTACATCCACAACAGCTCTTCAAATAGAGTCGTTCCCACACGTCCGGCGAACCGGCACATGTTTTGGATAAGAGCACGAAACATTGGTGATCTAAGTATTTTTATACCTTGACCAGGAAACAAAGAACAAGTAAACAAAAGGTATACAAACAGAGTTAAGCTATACAATCTATAAAATATACTAGCGCGCCAAACGAATCTTAGTCTTGTGGCCATTTATATGTTTAAGGCCTGGTTTTGAAATAGGGCTTCTGTGTTCTTATTTGATCACAACACAAGGCCGCAACCTAACCAATGACATCAACTGATCACAGACAAGAATCCACGACCTCACTGTAGTAACAATGATAACCATAAATCAAATTCGACAAAGCGAATGGGATTATTTTCCCAGCATAGGTGTTATTTTATTGCAAAATACATCTCGTTCTTCATGTGGGCTATTCAGCCCTATGTTTCGGACGCCTTGCAATGAATAAGTAAATACTAATCATATATAGACCTAggtaaatgtataattatacCCAGTAAAATGTCTAAACACTGTCTGTGTACTTTCTTTACTGGAGACGTTATTATAAGCAACAGTACTGGGTTTGAAAAAACCTCAGCTCTTCTCACAGAACGTAGATTAATCTAAGAACTATCAATTTAACACAATTCTATTTTGGCATTCCAGAACAAtcagtattcttttttttttacccatatTCTCTTCAATCGATGCAACACAAAAGGCGAAGTAAATTTCTTCCTGATAAATAAATAGACTTCTGGTATtacgttatttatttatttacttgtttaaCTGCGTAGGCCCATGCTAATATATGAACACTTCAGTATAGAAAGCCTTTACCAAAATTCGATGGTATTTGAAAATGTGCCTACTTTTTTCAGCTAAATCACTAGACAGGCCGGGGCCGGAAGAAAATAGATTTTGACGTTAAAAGCTTACTGATAAAGCGGTACTAGGAAGGTAAATGACTATAGAGGCCAGCTATCGGATACTGTTTTGATTGATAGCATGTCTATCAAATGGAGGCGCTGAAGGGGGTTGGGGCTACAATCTACCACAAGATCCAATTGCAATGACCATATCTTTAAAAAAGTCACTTTTTTATTTACGATGAATTGAATGATATAGTGAATAGACCCATGAAATATGGCTAATTTGGTATGcctaatgatgaaaaaaaaagaagcctatATACATACCCTACTTAAATTAGCTTATATTGTAAACTTGACAAGGTAGAATCAAACGGTGGCAAGGCTGATTCAATCTGAGGGCAAAACTAATAAGAAAATACTTCATGGCGAATTACACCCGTTTCTGCATATTTGAATCAGaaagggttttattttgagccaattatgccgtaCGAAGTCGGCTACCTATAGTAGCTacttttttgcatacaacttAAATGGACTTCGATGGAAATGGTCCCATAATACAGCAGGAGAAGCAGGCATGGTCGTGATGAGGGCCAATGTATTTTCCTCAAGACTTAATACTATACATAATAGAGGCCTGATTTTTCggattaaaatgctttttctgGCGTCTTCCTAGCAATGCTATAGTCTACATGATATGACCCCCTTTTTAGGCTAAATATAGGCTTTTGTAATATAAGCTTCTCTAATAAAACGTTATTGCAATGGCGCTGTATTGGAAGTAGGaagtaggttttttttgtttctattatAGGTTGAGAGGCTGTTCATAGgctatgcaaaaataaaatgtaatttaggaAAACATAATTCGGAAAAACAAGTCATCTTGTGTAGATGGTCTATTTACAATCTAACAGTACACCATGCTGAACAAAATATGAGCAGAAGAAATTCATCTGTTGTCAATGTCAAGATGGGGTCTCAGATATTAACGAGTATTCAAATTTGTTGAAGGGCACAGATAAACCGCTGACCTCATTGTGACCTGCTGCTGTTAAAGAAGGCGTACAGCTCTCTTACAGGCTATACAACGAGCAGATTTGTTCTCTCAGAACTTAATGAAGTTTAATATAGCCTATTGAAGGAGAATATTACCGCCTATTTTAGTACGCTCACTCAAatgcatgaaaatatttttttctaaaaaaaagaacaggatAAAATCCTTcttatttgaaataaagttcaattaTACGATGAGTAATTATATTCAATTGTATAGGCCTAAATTAGGCTATATTATGCTATATAAAATCTATATTGTTGAGTCGTTAAAACATTTCACATACCAGTTGGTTTAGAATCAATTGCACCCCATCTACAGATTACTTAGCTAcctctaaataataataataataataataataataataataataataataataataataatacaaaaatccaATTCTGCCGTGAACATAAAATGAGAGAATACCTTTTGTCTACTCTAGCCTAATTTAACCGGGATTACAGTCGTACGTTTGCTTTTTATTGACACGCACATCTTTGAAACATGGTCGATGCATGCAAGAGATTGGAAAGAAATAGACTGTAGAACGCAAGCACAACATACGATTTCCCTGGTATTATAAGCATCTGTTAACGATTAGAACCAAGGGCCCTCCTCCAGTTCTTTCCAGTGAGAGGCCGTAGACATGTTGACGTCAGATCAGACGGCCAGGAGCCATCGCGCTCCAGCAGTAAACGTCATCACGTTGCACGTTTCATTCCAACGGCAATCGGGTCCACAGTCTGGTATGTGGATCAGTGTCTCTATAAAGTTACCcatggaaatgtatttgaattacattttttgggcCTTTCACGTCTTACATTATAGCATTTTTAGTTATTATTGAGCAGAAAtagagcaaaaataataataattcaataatcAAAAATGCAGAAGTTATCTTCAATGGTAGACTACATCTTtacaatatgcatataataaatgaataatttggtcatttttaatgtaattattgaCATGTATTTCTCTAacgaaattaatgaatgaagcTTCACATTCACTGTGTTTAAACACTATCTTAATGTTGAATGTGATGGATTCAGCGAATCCTGAGGATTTCAGCAAGGGAAAAATTGGGTTAGCTTAAACTTTCCACAACGAGTTTCATGCAACATAACTT
Encoded here:
- the hand2 gene encoding heart- and neural crest derivatives-expressed protein 2 produces the protein MSLVGGFPHHPVVHHDGYFAAASRCHEENPYFHGWLISHPEMSPPDYSMAPSYSPEYANGAAGLDHSHYGGAPGAGAVGIVPRPVKRRPTANRKERRRTQSINSAFAELRECIPNVPADTKLSKIKTLRLATSYIAYLMDILDKDEQHGEAEAFKAEFKKTDVKEERRKKEVNEVLKSSASSNDKKTKGRTGWPQHVWALELKQ